From Verrucomicrobia bacterium S94, the proteins below share one genomic window:
- a CDS encoding c-type cytochrome: MKIDVEKSLLWTSVGAFAIFAVGAVCTTVLPPIVSPVMYKTDHDVHEYTEQELRGIAIYKREGCVYCHTQQVRHLDSDQRRYGWRLVEAPPSESWEYVNDKQHFLGTKRTGPDLARVGGKYSSEWHYAHFKNPRDMGDKFPDRKGIYEKASIMPSFAYLTDEEIADLTAYIQTLGRNKNWRVDKDGNPLNDYEK, encoded by the coding sequence ATGAAAATTGATGTAGAAAAAAGCTTACTCTGGACGTCGGTCGGGGCCTTTGCCATTTTTGCTGTCGGTGCTGTATGTACAACGGTTCTTCCACCGATTGTTTCACCGGTGATGTATAAAACCGATCACGATGTGCATGAATACACCGAGCAGGAACTGCGCGGCATTGCCATCTATAAACGGGAAGGCTGCGTATACTGCCACACGCAGCAGGTGCGTCATCTTGATTCCGATCAGCGCCGTTATGGATGGCGTCTTGTAGAAGCGCCGCCTTCTGAATCCTGGGAATATGTAAATGATAAGCAGCACTTTCTCGGTACCAAGCGCACGGGGCCGGATCTGGCGCGTGTCGGCGGAAAATATTCCTCGGAATGGCATTATGCGCATTTCAAGAATCCGCGGGATATGGGCGATAAATTTCCCGACCGTAAAGGGATTTATGAAAAAGCTTCCATCATGCCGTCGTTTGCTTATCTGACCGATGAAGAGATCGCCGATCTGACGGCTTATATTCAAACGCTGGGGCGCAATAAAAACTGGCGCGTGGATAAAGACGGAAATCCGCTGAACGACTACGAAAAATAA
- a CDS encoding cytochrome oxidase, producing MGVLYNIAVVGGIASIVLGHVKNVEYGEIPPPFDYLIATCWVMFAINVFGTVMIRKVKYLYVTVWYTLGAVIWTTFVYITGNMFSQMPMVTGVNQANLIWFYVHNAVGLIFTPLGVAIAYYMIPKQLNTPIYSHKLSMIGFWVISFVYVWTGAHHMIHGPQPHWLQTVSIIFSFSLIIPVMAVITNFFGTFATAPRGTRMKGPIPKLLMMGTVYYVFTCLQGPFQAIRSVNEITSKTDWVVGHAHMALFGAFSYFAMAGIYYVAPKMAGRRLYSEKLGDTQFWLMTLASVPFFAVLWIGGVIQGFAWLNPENTFVDTLAALKHAHWMRFSTGGLIFIAYFLFLYNILQTFFGKYPEEAEEQEVAEAETAAAQ from the coding sequence ATGGGTGTGCTGTATAACATTGCTGTTGTCGGCGGCATCGCTTCCATTGTGCTCGGGCATGTGAAAAATGTTGAATACGGAGAAATTCCTCCGCCGTTTGACTATCTGATTGCAACCTGCTGGGTGATGTTTGCCATTAACGTGTTCGGAACGGTTATGATCCGTAAAGTGAAATACCTTTACGTTACGGTCTGGTATACCCTCGGAGCCGTCATCTGGACGACCTTTGTTTACATTACGGGGAACATGTTCAGTCAGATGCCGATGGTCACCGGCGTCAATCAGGCCAACCTGATCTGGTTCTATGTTCATAATGCGGTGGGCCTGATTTTCACTCCGCTGGGGGTGGCGATTGCCTACTACATGATTCCCAAACAGCTCAATACGCCGATCTATTCACATAAACTTTCCATGATTGGATTCTGGGTCATTTCCTTTGTCTATGTCTGGACCGGCGCGCACCATATGATCCACGGTCCGCAACCGCACTGGCTGCAGACGGTTTCGATCATTTTCTCATTCAGCCTCATCATACCTGTGATGGCGGTAATCACCAACTTCTTCGGAACCTTTGCCACTGCGCCGCGGGGAACCCGGATGAAAGGGCCGATTCCGAAGCTGCTGATGATGGGCACGGTTTATTATGTTTTCACCTGTCTGCAGGGGCCGTTCCAGGCCATCCGTTCGGTCAACGAAATCACCAGTAAAACCGACTGGGTGGTCGGGCATGCGCATATGGCGCTGTTCGGAGCTTTTTCCTATTTCGCCATGGCCGGCATCTATTATGTTGCTCCGAAAATGGCGGGACGCCGACTGTATTCCGAAAAATTAGGCGATACCCAGTTCTGGCTCATGACGCTGGCCAGTGTGCCGTTTTTCGCGGTGCTCTGGATCGGCGGGGTTATTCAGGGCTTCGCCTGGCTGAATCCGGAGAATACTTTTGTCGATACATTGGCGGCACTGAAGCATGCCCACTGGATGCGTTTTTCGACCGGCGGGCTGATCTTCATCGCATACTTCCTGTTCCTGTATAACATTCTGCAGACCTTCTTCGGTAAATATCCGGAAGAAGCGGAAGAGCAGGAAGTGGCAGAAGCAGAAACTGCAGCAGCGCAGTAA
- a CDS encoding c-type cytochrome: MIKDYRILLFIGLLGLVLLGLAIRKGFDEDYIRYQKAYYEALGEDFPGPVVKQVNVKTPSSMLVDRCQSCHIGASNPAARDFEMPLTAHPPIVPGAAEDPHDFNKIGCAVCHDGSSRDLDEHLAHGKAHGWIAPLVSGKIAQANCVRCHAMESGHLAGAEQFEKGRELFLEKACWGCHTVAGVSTSSQAPELSNAGGKYTFDYLYESIVHPKANDANSKMPEFDWVHDHETVVALATYLKGLQKTKLRSEETAPIGYIKPKADEIRISEPSVEAGRALFAGIPYEGSLSRGGCINCHAFRNDEGQLAGGHIGPELTWSIRNRGREYVREHIVNAREHVPDSIMPTFRDYNDAELESLVMFLSTFDYEVASDTKAQMLYDTYCISCHGENLDGRGVISEMLDPLPRDFSRHQFVSAYEERFKHSILNGVAGTAMPAWKNTLSEQDVELLVNFIHEKALENVPDKFRRVEASLPEIGDPDRRDWKNKGKVIQAGDAENGAVAFQQYCTSCHGKLANGKGPNAYNLHHPLPRNLLNKAFLNQEGVTDERLYQSILLGVAGTPMPPHDHLSDQTIIDIIAYIRANTREAE; this comes from the coding sequence ATGATTAAGGATTATCGTATTCTTCTGTTTATCGGTCTGTTGGGATTGGTTCTGCTCGGTCTGGCCATCCGCAAAGGGTTTGATGAGGATTATATCCGCTACCAGAAAGCCTACTATGAAGCGCTCGGTGAAGACTTTCCCGGTCCTGTGGTAAAGCAGGTGAACGTAAAGACGCCTTCATCGATGCTGGTTGACCGCTGTCAGAGCTGCCATATCGGCGCGTCCAATCCTGCCGCCCGGGATTTTGAAATGCCGCTGACTGCTCATCCGCCGATCGTTCCGGGAGCTGCGGAAGATCCGCATGACTTCAATAAAATCGGCTGTGCCGTCTGCCACGATGGTTCAAGCCGCGATCTGGATGAACATCTTGCCCACGGCAAGGCGCATGGATGGATTGCACCGCTGGTGAGCGGAAAGATTGCTCAGGCCAACTGCGTGCGCTGTCATGCGATGGAAAGCGGTCATCTGGCCGGAGCAGAACAATTTGAAAAAGGCCGGGAACTGTTTCTGGAAAAAGCGTGCTGGGGCTGCCATACCGTGGCCGGCGTTTCTACGTCGTCGCAGGCGCCGGAGCTGTCGAATGCCGGCGGAAAATACACCTTTGATTATCTGTATGAATCGATCGTCCATCCGAAGGCCAATGACGCCAATTCAAAAATGCCGGAATTTGACTGGGTTCATGACCATGAAACAGTGGTGGCGCTGGCGACGTATCTGAAAGGGCTGCAGAAAACCAAACTGCGCTCTGAAGAAACCGCGCCGATCGGATACATTAAGCCGAAAGCCGATGAAATACGGATTAGCGAGCCGAGTGTGGAGGCCGGCCGTGCCCTGTTTGCCGGGATTCCGTATGAAGGTTCCCTCAGTCGCGGAGGCTGCATAAACTGCCATGCCTTCCGTAACGATGAAGGCCAGCTGGCCGGCGGTCATATCGGTCCGGAGCTGACCTGGTCGATCCGCAACCGGGGCAGGGAATATGTTCGGGAGCACATCGTGAATGCCCGCGAGCATGTCCCTGATTCCATTATGCCGACGTTCAGGGATTATAACGATGCCGAACTTGAGAGCCTTGTGATGTTCCTTTCGACGTTTGATTATGAAGTCGCGTCGGATACCAAGGCGCAGATGCTGTATGACACCTACTGCATTTCCTGTCATGGTGAAAACCTGGATGGGCGCGGTGTGATTTCAGAAATGCTCGATCCGCTTCCGCGCGATTTCAGTCGTCATCAGTTTGTGAGTGCCTATGAAGAGCGGTTCAAACATTCCATTCTCAACGGTGTGGCCGGTACCGCGATGCCGGCCTGGAAGAATACGCTGAGCGAACAGGATGTGGAACTGCTGGTGAACTTTATTCATGAGAAGGCGCTGGAAAATGTGCCGGATAAATTCAGACGCGTGGAGGCAAGCCTTCCGGAGATTGGTGATCCTGACCGTCGCGACTGGAAAAACAAAGGAAAAGTGATTCAGGCCGGAGACGCTGAGAATGGTGCCGTTGCGTTTCAGCAATACTGCACGTCGTGTCATGGAAAGCTCGCAAACGGCAAAGGGCCGAATGCATACAATCTACACCATCCGCTGCCGCGCAACCTGTTGAACAAGGCGTTTTTAAATCAGGAAGGTGTGACGGATGAGCGCCTTTATCAGTCGATTCTGCTGGGCGTTGCCGGTACACCGATGCCGCCGCACGACCATCTGTCGGATCAGACCATAATTGATATTATCGCCTACATCCGCGCGAACACCAGGGAGGCTGAATAA
- a CDS encoding DUF4405 domain-containing protein, whose protein sequence is MDELRKQMKEFGNKLYYSFFRHRMDNTGLTKSKIMFSNVLLHIQPVKIHKRTVKFKTTMGLGLITFYLFLLLATTGILLMFHYVPSTAIGPDGLPDAYSRMVNLRSNVFWGDFLRNMHRWSAHGMVAFVALHMLRVYLAGAHRGGREFNWVVGCLLGLLTVFLSYTGYLLPWDQLAFWGVKVGTEIAKIAPGGALIRAVLLGDTDVGAEALIRFYVLHVAVLPSVMGFLIAVHFFRIRKDGGLARPADTSNEKQIPDEEFGEVKNNSVFKAARSYKLVEIVKGNEPKVNEEVDQMMFAWPKLIVRELMVFAGLMVVMSLISVFFDAPLEGPADPSHPTNPAKAPWYFLGLQELTSYDGFIGGIVIPGILAGVSCSCRTLKLRWKPLRKPTGKIFPVSGLRVNAGLKMRSSSACICSCLR, encoded by the coding sequence ATGGATGAATTGAGAAAACAGATGAAGGAATTCGGGAATAAACTGTATTATTCCTTCTTCCGGCATCGCATGGATAATACGGGTTTGACCAAATCCAAGATTATGTTCAGCAATGTGCTGCTGCATATTCAACCGGTCAAGATTCACAAACGTACGGTGAAGTTCAAGACCACGATGGGGCTCGGACTGATTACCTTCTACCTGTTTCTGCTGCTGGCAACGACCGGTATTCTGCTGATGTTCCATTATGTGCCGTCGACGGCGATCGGTCCGGATGGACTGCCGGATGCCTACAGCCGCATGGTCAACCTGCGTTCCAACGTATTCTGGGGCGATTTTCTGCGGAACATGCACCGCTGGTCGGCTCATGGTATGGTGGCGTTTGTGGCGCTGCACATGCTGCGGGTTTATCTGGCGGGCGCCCACCGCGGCGGGCGTGAATTCAACTGGGTGGTTGGCTGTCTGCTCGGTCTGCTGACTGTTTTCCTTTCCTATACCGGTTATCTGCTGCCCTGGGACCAGCTGGCCTTCTGGGGGGTGAAAGTCGGTACTGAAATTGCGAAAATCGCTCCGGGTGGTGCGCTGATTCGTGCCGTGCTGCTGGGTGATACCGACGTGGGAGCGGAAGCGCTGATCCGCTTCTATGTGCTTCACGTGGCGGTGCTTCCGAGTGTGATGGGTTTCCTGATTGCGGTCCACTTTTTCCGCATCCGAAAAGACGGCGGGCTGGCCCGGCCGGCGGATACCTCCAACGAAAAACAGATTCCGGATGAGGAGTTCGGCGAAGTGAAAAACAACTCGGTTTTCAAAGCGGCGCGCAGTTATAAACTGGTTGAAATTGTGAAGGGCAACGAACCGAAGGTGAACGAGGAAGTGGATCAGATGATGTTCGCCTGGCCGAAACTGATTGTTCGTGAATTGATGGTTTTTGCCGGTCTCATGGTGGTCATGAGTCTGATCTCCGTATTCTTTGATGCACCGCTGGAGGGTCCGGCCGATCCGAGCCATCCGACCAACCCGGCAAAGGCGCCGTGGTATTTCCTGGGTCTGCAGGAACTGACCTCCTACGACGGATTTATCGGAGGTATTGTCATACCGGGTATTCTGGCGGGGGTGTCATGTTCCTGCCGTACGTTGAAATTGCGTTGGAAACCTTTACGAAAACCTACCGGAAAAATATTCCCGGTGTCTGGTTTGCGCGTGAACGCTGGATTGAAAATGCGCTCTTCATCGGCATGTATCTGTTCATGCTTACGCTGA
- a CDS encoding (2Fe-2S)-binding protein: MSEKKKEGKSRRELITMGSAFGLMGLAAAGAGGALFKYMMPVVSYGTPQKFLVPVKDLPDVGDELVFEEMKVILRRVAEEKVAAISLVCTHLGCTVNVVETGFQCPCHGSQYDTDGIVVGGPAPKTLPWLEIKPVPGGQLEIDTGTALPEGTTFNIA, encoded by the coding sequence ATGTCGGAAAAGAAAAAAGAAGGTAAGAGCCGGCGCGAGCTGATCACAATGGGGTCGGCTTTCGGCTTAATGGGACTGGCGGCTGCCGGTGCGGGCGGTGCGCTGTTTAAATATATGATGCCGGTGGTTTCATACGGAACCCCTCAGAAATTTCTGGTGCCGGTTAAAGATCTGCCGGATGTCGGTGATGAATTGGTTTTTGAAGAAATGAAGGTGATTCTGCGCCGGGTGGCAGAAGAAAAAGTTGCCGCTATTTCGCTGGTATGTACGCACCTCGGCTGCACCGTCAATGTAGTGGAAACCGGCTTTCAGTGTCCCTGCCATGGTTCGCAGTACGATACCGACGGTATTGTGGTCGGCGGTCCGGCTCCGAAAACGCTGCCCTGGCTTGAAATTAAACCTGTTCCGGGCGGACAGCTGGAAATCGATACCGGTACGGCACTGCCGGAAGGTACAACTTTTAATATAGCCTAA
- the ccoS gene encoding cbb3-type cytochrome oxidase assembly protein CcoS: MLILTIILLITTTILGGIFFVLFRWAVKDGQFDDPEEAKYVIFREEERPSEGAVDGGSK, encoded by the coding sequence ATGCTGATTTTAACGATTATCCTGCTGATAACGACGACCATTCTGGGCGGCATATTTTTTGTGCTGTTCCGTTGGGCGGTCAAGGATGGGCAGTTTGATGATCCGGAAGAAGCCAAGTATGTCATATTCCGCGAAGAGGAAAGGCCCTCTGAAGGAGCCGTTGACGGAGGAAGTAAATAA
- a CDS encoding 4Fe-4S dicluster domain-containing protein produces MALEKIKVELPTDEYYEAEVKCRNSCPVSTDARGYLMATVAGKYEEAYAISRATNPFASICGKVCGAPCEKGCRRSDVDEAVVIRNIKGFLTDKHGPETGDLKTPLTYSIAPGSVEPELNGKSVGIIGGGCAGYTCAHDLARLGYSVTIYERWEKSGGQLVQGVPVNRLSRKVVADELASIELFENIEVKNGVDVGVDITFQELEERHDAVFIAVGLARGKKIPLPGADHEDVHIGLSFLFDFNMREKWDLTKHRSIVIGGGDVAFDVARSALRCGSPDVQLACLEREHMNEMTGSLEEREGGRREGVTINDGWGPREIVIENGKVKGLLVSKVIRVFDEDGKFSPQLEDETRLIEGEKVFFAVGQGSDLAFLENSGVEMTPQGWVKVENEETLQTSKPNVFVGGDIAHGPKLFIDAVASGSRAAQGIHSYITGQAPQSLKRKITFTDLPEYGRDSVYVDDGREEREELPVKPAEQPEFNSTVEYPDEKAKEQAGRCLECHIHPTFEGDICILCGGCVDVCPSYCLSMKTVDRVDGGEALKTLATMEFGSMEVAEAEGSVMLFDPLKCIRCGMCAQKCPTGACKMSVNEFEDCFA; encoded by the coding sequence ATGGCATTGGAAAAAATCAAGGTAGAGCTGCCGACGGATGAATATTATGAAGCCGAGGTGAAATGCCGTAATTCCTGCCCGGTAAGTACGGATGCCCGGGGCTATCTGATGGCCACGGTGGCCGGGAAATACGAAGAAGCCTATGCCATTTCCCGCGCAACCAATCCTTTTGCATCGATTTGCGGAAAAGTCTGTGGTGCACCGTGTGAAAAAGGGTGCCGGCGGTCGGATGTCGATGAAGCGGTGGTTATCCGGAACATTAAAGGTTTTCTGACCGATAAACATGGCCCGGAAACGGGCGATCTGAAAACGCCGTTGACCTATTCCATTGCTCCGGGATCTGTGGAGCCGGAACTGAACGGGAAATCCGTCGGTATTATCGGCGGCGGATGTGCCGGCTATACCTGTGCGCATGACCTGGCGCGTCTGGGTTATTCTGTAACGATCTACGAGCGCTGGGAAAAGTCCGGCGGTCAGCTGGTGCAGGGCGTTCCGGTGAACCGGCTTTCACGTAAAGTCGTTGCCGATGAGCTGGCCTCGATTGAACTGTTTGAAAATATCGAAGTAAAGAACGGTGTGGATGTCGGTGTCGACATCACGTTCCAGGAACTGGAAGAGAGGCACGATGCCGTATTCATTGCTGTCGGTCTGGCCAGGGGCAAAAAGATTCCGCTGCCGGGTGCCGACCACGAGGATGTGCATATCGGTCTTTCGTTCCTTTTTGACTTCAACATGCGCGAAAAGTGGGACCTTACAAAACATCGTTCGATTGTAATCGGAGGCGGTGATGTGGCGTTCGATGTTGCGCGTTCGGCGCTGCGCTGCGGTTCGCCGGATGTTCAGCTGGCCTGTCTGGAACGTGAGCATATGAATGAAATGACCGGTTCGCTTGAGGAGCGTGAAGGCGGTCGTCGCGAGGGCGTAACCATTAACGATGGCTGGGGCCCGCGTGAAATCGTCATTGAAAACGGCAAAGTGAAAGGTCTGCTGGTCAGCAAGGTGATCCGTGTATTTGATGAAGACGGGAAATTTTCTCCGCAGCTGGAGGATGAGACGCGCCTGATTGAAGGCGAAAAGGTCTTCTTTGCCGTCGGTCAGGGTTCCGATCTGGCTTTCCTTGAAAACTCCGGTGTTGAAATGACGCCGCAGGGCTGGGTGAAAGTTGAAAATGAAGAAACGCTGCAGACGAGTAAACCGAATGTTTTTGTCGGCGGTGACATTGCCCACGGTCCTAAACTGTTTATCGATGCGGTTGCTTCCGGCAGCAGGGCGGCTCAGGGTATTCATTCATACATCACCGGTCAGGCTCCGCAGTCGCTGAAGCGCAAAATCACGTTCACGGATCTTCCGGAATATGGAAGAGATTCGGTGTATGTGGATGATGGACGTGAGGAGCGGGAGGAACTGCCGGTCAAGCCGGCGGAGCAGCCGGAGTTTAATTCGACGGTTGAATATCCGGATGAAAAAGCGAAGGAACAGGCGGGGCGCTGCCTCGAGTGTCACATTCACCCGACGTTTGAAGGAGATATCTGTATTCTCTGCGGCGGCTGTGTTGATGTGTGTCCGTCGTACTGTCTTTCGATGAAGACGGTGGATCGGGTTGATGGCGGTGAAGCGTTGAAAACGCTGGCGACCATGGAGTTCGGCAGTATGGAAGTGGCGGAGGCTGAAGGGTCGGTCATGCTGTTCGATCCGCTGAAGTGTATCCGCTGCGGTATGTGTGCACAGAAATGCCCGACGGGCGCGTGCAAAATGTCGGTGAATGAATTTGAGGATTGTTTTGCATAG
- a CDS encoding cold-shock protein, which yields MSDQIETGTVKWFNDEKGYGFIARETGDDVFVHFTAINMEGRRTLVEGQNVSFQVEAGQKGPQATNVSVA from the coding sequence ATGTCAGACCAAATCGAAACCGGTACGGTTAAGTGGTTCAATGATGAAAAGGGTTATGGATTCATTGCCCGCGAAACCGGAGACGATGTGTTCGTTCACTTCACCGCCATCAATATGGAAGGGCGCCGTACGCTGGTCGAAGGCCAGAACGTTTCTTTCCAGGTTGAAGCCGGTCAGAAAGGCCCGCAGGCGACTAACGTCTCGGTAGCCTAA
- a CDS encoding 8-oxo-dGTP diphosphatase — translation MVEKVGDVDWENWTPVVKATLLFVIQDGQVLLIHKKRGFGKGKINGPGGKLEPGETLQECAVRETEEELCIKARGVELAGELCFQFTDSHSIHGFVYTATGYEGEPSETEEAAPIWCSIDDLPFEHMWEDDHIWFPYMLEGRKFTGWFIFDGDRLLDHVIELG, via the coding sequence ATGGTTGAAAAAGTCGGGGATGTGGATTGGGAAAACTGGACGCCGGTCGTAAAGGCTACGTTGCTTTTTGTGATTCAGGATGGACAGGTGCTGCTGATTCATAAAAAGCGCGGGTTCGGAAAGGGGAAAATCAACGGCCCCGGCGGCAAGCTGGAGCCGGGTGAAACCTTGCAGGAGTGTGCCGTCCGGGAGACGGAAGAGGAGCTGTGCATTAAAGCACGGGGTGTTGAGCTCGCCGGCGAGCTGTGTTTTCAGTTTACCGATAGCCATTCGATCCATGGATTTGTCTATACCGCTACGGGCTATGAGGGAGAACCGAGTGAAACCGAAGAGGCTGCGCCGATCTGGTGTTCCATCGATGACCTGCCGTTTGAACATATGTGGGAAGACGATCATATCTGGTTTCCGTATATGCTCGAAGGGCGTAAATTCACAGGTTGGTTTATTTTTGACGGGGATCGGCTGCTCGATCATGTGATCGAGTTGGGTTAA
- a CDS encoding mechanosensitive ion channel: MGVEYAYRILGAVAILLIGFWMAKVVKTLMVRAMKHHKVDRTLVGFTATLLHVGLKIAVIIAALEALQVKTASFIAVLGAAGLAVGLALQGSLSNFAAGVLMIIFKPIKLGDFVEVNGVSGIVKEIGILTTELDTLDNKHAVVPNSNVMSNNIINYTYNDKRRVDLVAGISYGDDIDGARAAIEEALSEFDEILSDPKPDILVKAMADSSVNFDVRPWCKPADYWVVYYGVTEAIKKKFDERGITIPFPQRDVHLYEHTAG; encoded by the coding sequence ATGGGGGTTGAATATGCCTACCGGATTCTGGGAGCAGTGGCGATTCTGCTTATCGGTTTCTGGATGGCTAAAGTTGTCAAAACGTTGATGGTCCGTGCGATGAAGCACCATAAGGTGGACCGGACTCTGGTCGGTTTCACGGCGACGCTGCTTCACGTCGGACTGAAAATAGCGGTCATTATTGCGGCTCTTGAGGCGCTGCAGGTCAAAACCGCATCGTTCATTGCGGTACTCGGCGCGGCGGGTCTGGCGGTTGGTCTGGCCCTGCAGGGCTCGCTGTCGAATTTTGCGGCGGGTGTACTCATGATTATTTTCAAGCCGATCAAGCTCGGGGATTTTGTGGAGGTGAACGGGGTTTCGGGCATTGTGAAGGAAATCGGAATTCTGACCACCGAACTGGATACGCTCGACAATAAACATGCGGTGGTGCCCAATTCCAACGTAATGTCGAACAACATTATCAACTACACATACAATGATAAGCGGCGCGTCGATCTTGTGGCCGGTATCAGCTATGGTGATGATATTGATGGGGCCCGGGCTGCGATTGAAGAGGCCCTTTCGGAGTTCGATGAAATTCTGTCGGATCCGAAACCGGATATTCTGGTGAAAGCCATGGCGGACAGTTCGGTCAACTTTGATGTGCGCCCGTGGTGTAAACCGGCTGATTACTGGGTTGTTTATTACGGGGTGACCGAAGCGATCAAGAAGAAGTTTGATGAGCGGGGCATTACCATTCCGTTCCCGCAGCGGGATGTTCACCTTTACGAACACACTGCAGGCTGA